Within the Echinicola sp. 20G genome, the region ATTTCTCCCGCATTTTTTTATTTTTTTCCACCAGAACACTATTAGGGACGAATTCTCTCTCGAAATAAACTAACTCTTTTTTTTCTGGAAATTCAACTATTTTACAATAATAGATCTGGTCAATATATCTTCTTATAATCAGTTTTAAACTAGGATTGACCTTAGCGTATACTATATCGCCTGGATTATAACTGTTTTGTACGAATTGTTTACTCATGATTCATTTTTTTATTATTACTAAAGTTTAGGCTTTTAAATATAAATCTGTTATAAAGTGATTGGTTAATCTTACATGAATCACACATTTAGAATATATGAGAATTTCTGATATTCTTTTTGGGTAATGCTTCAGTTAAAGATATTTATTGACTGATTTGAAAATAATAGGAACCTCTTTTTAGAAACAAAAGATAGTAATTCAATATATTTCACTATCTTTACTGAATAAGATAAAAGGCAAATTTCAAAAATATTTTTGATCGCCTTGATTAGTGATGGCAATATAAGTGCCTGAGTAGCATTTCAAGAGTTTTCCCCTTCAATCGGCTTTAATTCTTTTCTCTACTTTTAATTCATAGTTGGCATTAGGTTGCAATTTGAATTAAGTCTGCAAATCGTATTTTACTAGGAAGCCGAAATTTCATAATTATTACCTAAATACTCTTTATATCAAAAACATTAGATTTTCGGAATCAGTATTGTCTGATTTCTCCATTACCCTTCGTGGCCGCGTTAATTCCTATTTTAAAACAGCCAAAAAATCCAGGTTTGGAAATCTGGAAATGGTCCTCAAAACCTTCTTTATGTTAGGGTTTTATTTTACCCCTATCCTAATAGTGATTTTGGGATTGGTTAATGAAAGCTGGCAGTTGATCCTGTGTTTCGTCTTAAGTGGTTTTGGAATGGCCGGTATTGGCATGGGAGTTATGCATGATGCTATCCATGGGACCTATTCAAAAAACAGAAAAATAAATAAATTATTGAGTTATAGTCTGAATATGGTTGGGGCAAACGCAACCGTGTGGAAGATTCAACATAATGTTCTTCATCATTCATATACCAATATTGATGAAGGAGATGATGACCTCAATGTTCCGTTATTCCTTCGATTTTCACCCCATGCAAAGAAAAATTGCTTCCATGCCTATCAGCATTGGTACACTTGGTTTTTTTATTGTTTGTCTACTTTATCATGGGTAACATCAAAGGATTTTATAAGGCTTGATAGGTATTATAAAATGGGCTTGCTGAAAGGAAAGCATATTTATCTCAATACTTTGTTTAAGATGGTGGCCTGGAAAATGGTTTATTATACATTCATTCTCCTTCTACCCATTCTGTTTTCACCTTTTGGCGCAGGAGAAATCCTGCTGGCATTCTTGCTGCTTCATTTTGTAACTGGATTATGCATTTCATTGGTGTTTCAGACAGCCCATATTATGCCCGAAGTATCATTTCCAATAATGAATAAAGATGGGGAGGTAAAAGGAGAAAGGATAATCCACCAATTGCTGACGACCTGCAATTATTCAGAAAAGAACCGAGTGTTTTCTTGGCTAATTGGGGGGCTGAATTACCAAGTAGAGCATCATTTGTTTCCGGATGTTTGTCATGTACACTATCATAAAATAGCTCCTATAGTGAGGGAAACAGCAGCAGAATATCAGTTGCCCTATTATTCAAAGGTGTCATTTTGGGATGCCTTAAAGTCCCATTTCAAAATGCTCCGTTGGCTGGGAAATAGTTAGTACGATAAGAATGAAAACATGAAATTAAATTTTATCAAAATATCATAAGGGTGGAATTTTGTAAATATGATTACCTACGAGTATAAGCTGATGTATATCATCTGAGTATGCACTATTTGGTTTTCACGAAACCCTTTGACTAAAACTAAATTAATAACAAATCAAAATTCAACAAAACATGAATGAAGGAACAGTAAAATTCTATAACGATTCCAAAGGCTACGGCTTTATTACCTCGACTGATAATGGAGAGGATATTTTCGTCCACCAAAGTGGATTGATAGATGAGATACAGGAAAATGATGAGGTAAAATTTGAGGTAGAACAAGGTAGAAAGGGCTTGAATGCGGTCAGGGTT harbors:
- a CDS encoding cold-shock protein is translated as MNEGTVKFYNDSKGYGFITSTDNGEDIFVHQSGLIDEIQENDEVKFEVEQGRKGLNAVRVERI
- a CDS encoding acyl-CoA desaturase; this encodes MLGFYFTPILIVILGLVNESWQLILCFVLSGFGMAGIGMGVMHDAIHGTYSKNRKINKLLSYSLNMVGANATVWKIQHNVLHHSYTNIDEGDDDLNVPLFLRFSPHAKKNCFHAYQHWYTWFFYCLSTLSWVTSKDFIRLDRYYKMGLLKGKHIYLNTLFKMVAWKMVYYTFILLLPILFSPFGAGEILLAFLLLHFVTGLCISLVFQTAHIMPEVSFPIMNKDGEVKGERIIHQLLTTCNYSEKNRVFSWLIGGLNYQVEHHLFPDVCHVHYHKIAPIVRETAAEYQLPYYSKVSFWDALKSHFKMLRWLGNS